The segment GCCCTTCTGCATGACGTGGAACTCCTTACTGAAGAATTACAACCGCCTCTGGCCCATTCCCAAAGGGGAGCACTTTATCTGAAGGGAGCATAAGAAACAAGCAGCCCATTATCGATTCATCGATTGCAGGAACTCCTGATTGTTCTTGGTACCACCGATCTTGTCCATAAGGAATTCCATTGCTTCCATGGTCCCCAAGGGGCTGAGCACCTTGCGCAGAATCCACATCTTGTTAAGCCGATCCTTGTCCACCAACAGTTCTTCTTTTCTCGTCCCGGACTGACTGATATCGATCGCCGGGAAGAGGCGCTTGTCGGCCAGACGGCGATCTAAGTGCACCTCCATGTTGCCGGTTCCTTTGAATTCTTCGAAGATGACATCGTCCATGCGGCTGCCGGTATCCACAAGTGCAGTTGCCATGATGGTGAGGCTTCCGCCGTTCTCGATATTGCGAGCGGCTCCAAAGAAGCGTTTGGGCCGCTGTAGCGCGTTGGAATCCAGGCCTCCTGAGAGCACCTTGCCGCTGGGCGGCGCAATGGTGTTATAGGCGCGAGCGAGGCGCGTGATGCTGTCCAGCAGGACGACGACGTCCTTCTTGTGCTCAACGAGCCGCTTTGCCTTCTCCAGCACCATTTCCGCGACTTGAGCATGCCGCTGAGCCGGCTCATCGAAGGTGGAGCTGATGACTTCCGCCTTGACCTGACGTTGCCAGTCGGTCACCTCTTCCGGTCGTTCGTCGATCAGTAGGACGATAAGAGTCACTTCTGTATGATTCTTGATGATCGCTCGGGCGATCGCCTGCAGCAGCATCGTCTTGCCGGTACGAGGAGCAGCCACGATCAACCCA is part of the Nitrospira sp. genome and harbors:
- the rho gene encoding transcription termination factor Rho; translation: MHLAELKQKSIADLNDVARELKIEGAANLRKQELIFAILQAQTEKNGVVFGEGVLETLPDGFGFLRAPDSNYLPGPDDIYISPSQIRRFNLRTGDIVSGQIRPPKESERYFALLKVEKVNYEDPEIARDKILFDNLTPLYPEERLNLEFDREEYCTRVMDLTTPIGKGQRGLIVAAPRTGKTMLLQAIARAIIKNHTEVTLIVLLIDERPEEVTDWQRQVKAEVISSTFDEPAQRHAQVAEMVLEKAKRLVEHKKDVVVLLDSITRLARAYNTIAPPSGKVLSGGLDSNALQRPKRFFGAARNIENGGSLTIMATALVDTGSRMDDVIFEEFKGTGNMEVHLDRRLADKRLFPAIDISQSGTRKEELLVDKDRLNKMWILRKVLSPLGTMEAMEFLMDKIGGTKNNQEFLQSMNR